In the genome of Synchiropus splendidus isolate RoL2022-P1 chromosome 2, RoL_Sspl_1.0, whole genome shotgun sequence, the window GAACAAAGAGCTGAAGGCCAAACTCCAGGAGATGGAGAACCAGGTCAAGTCCAAGTTCAAGTCCTCCATCTCTGCCCTGGAGGCTAAAGTggctcagctggaggagcagctggagcaggagaatcGGTCAGTCGTGGTTTGTCTTTGTTCTGCTGGCGATCACCACGTGGGCTTCATATTTGGAGATCTTTTTTCCTCAGGGATAAGCAGACGTCCGCAAAGAACTTGCGCCAGAAAGACAAGAAACTGAAGGACCTGATGATGCAGGTGGAAGACGAGAGGAAGCAGTCGGAGCAGTACAAAGATCAGGTAACAGCTACACATCAGAGGTGCTTTCTCAGAAGGACAAATGAACAGAGAGCATGTTGCCGTTTTGTCGTGCGCCAGGCGGAGAAGGCAAATACTCGCATGAAGCAGCTGAAGCGGCAGCTGGAGGAGTCAGAGGAGGAGTCTCAGCGTGCCACAGCTGCACGCAGGAAGCTGCAGCGAGAGCTGGACGAAGCCACCGAGGCCAACGACGCCATGAGTCGAGAAGTCAACTCCCTGAAGAGTAAACTCAGGTAGGATCGCAGTTCTGAGATGGTGACTCTGCCAGCCAGTTTCAGGGGGTTGAGGCTTGCAGTGTTCGACTTCTATGATTCGTCTGACTCAGAGAGATTAGGCAGCACTAGCTTGATAAGTATCATGTGAAGCACCAAACCTTGGTGTCTATCTCTATTCCAGAGGCAATCCTGAACCCAAGGAGTGACACAGCAGGTACTAGTACGCCTCAAGCGTGCCTCTGTCACCGCATAAAACTAGCAGACCTTTTCCTTCACTCTTCAACCTGCCATCTTCATTGACAGAGATAAATATGGTTCATCGCCCATAATCCAGATTGAAGGTGACAAAATTACCGATTGTGTTTTCCTTGTGGCCATATTTTTCTCACCGCTTGGTTCGACCGCCGTAACCAGAGCTCATTTTCCTGATCCAGGAGTCAAAATGAGTGCGTGTGCGCAGAACTTCCTGGCGCTCGAGATCGCGCCACTGAGTTGTCCGTTCTGCGGTGTTGCAGGCGTGGAAACGAGTCCTCCTTCGCCAGCACACCTCGGCGAACAGGCGGCGGCCGAAGAGTGGTCGAGGATGCCTCGGAGGAGGAGGGCGACTCCCAAAACGACTTCAACGGAACCAGGTCTATGGATTAGCAGCCCAAGACAACGCCATCACCAGACATCATTTTGACCGATCGGTTTTCTGCGAGCACTTTCCTTGACACAAAGCGATAACAGAGGCTCTGCTGTTTTAACACCTCTTTAACACTGTTTTTAACCGCACTGATGATTTTGTTAAACAAGGGTTGCTCTATAAAAGGTGCCTCTAATTAACCAGCCTGCGAAGCCTCCACACATCTGTTGGAGTGTCGACGTCCCCCTTGTCGCCTGTGACTGCTGTCCATGTTTCACAGCAGCACTGAGCCAGATTATTATCCCGTAACCATCTGTCCGTCAGTGCTGCCTCAGTTATCCAACTCATCACCAACTATTAAACTACTGCCACCTTTGTTCATGTACAAATATTTAGAGACACTTCAACCTGCTAGCTTGTTGGCGACACATTTGTCCAGCTGAgaacccccccccaaaaaaaaaacaaaacaaaaaaagtttgtccATGTGTCACTTCTTGTATACGATGTTGAAACACCTGCACAccgaataaaaaaaattcaaaaataaaaaagcgaCAAATCATTTTCACCGTTTAATGTTTCCATATCTTGGTCAGTAAGATCAGTCAACAGAAACTGTTAATGATTCAGTGTCTCAGGCACGTTTACAGTCCAGGCGTCACAGTGTTTACGCATTAAATACACATTAGCTCAAGGTAAGGAGAGCAGAAACCATGAGTTTGTTAGACTTCAGCTGCTTAAAGATACTTGGATTTAACCTTGCTGGATGGCATACCACTCGATAACTGCTACATTTCTCTGCTCTCGCTATTCAACTACACGGCAGGAGATACTGATGTTAGCTACACGACGATTTACACAGCAGCTTTTTCGACATAGCGTTGATTCGGCTTTACACCACCGAGTCACAGGATGTGACGGATTTATCAAGTATTCCCTTTCCAAAGTCAAGGACAGAGGGGAGTGAGGACATCGCCTTGCTCTTGCATTCTTTCCCTCAACACCACAAATGGCATCTGATCGATGACCAACCATAGAGATGCCGACCCAAGCATCACAGAGCCAAAGTATAATCTTTCTACAGCAGAGAACTGGAGCCAGCGATGAATCCTCCTTCACAACTGCCTCCACAGCTAACCACCGACAACCTCAATCCCACGTCATTATACCCTCTACCTCGATATGCTCATCTATAATACAAGTCTATAAGGAGTAGCCGTCGTACACAGCGTAGTCTATCCTCTGTGCGTTTCTTAAAATCTATTATTGCTTCTACTCTTCTGTTCCCCAACTGCCCACGAGGGCGATCCCTGAAGGGAATGTCTCCtatacattcattcatgcttCTGTGCTCACCTAAAAACCCACTAAAATCTgtttagaaaaataaacactCCAGCTGATGAACATCTTGTTAAACATGAACAGCCATGGCGCGTCGACACAATGCTCATCTGACAAGTTAAAACATGGCCTGGGGCAGCAGAAGAACAAGGGTTCGGGACGCCCACAAGCAAGGCACCGATCACACCAAACGGCACTAATATCAGTCTTGTGCGTTCACATTGGTTCATATATGTAGTAAAACAATCAGGTGAAATAAAGAGAGAAATCCTGTTCTTCTTGAAGCTTGGGCACAATTTCTATGAGAACCTTAACCTTTTGATGGTGACGGAAACACCACGAATTCCTGATGACTCTGTCAAACTGTGGAGAGCATGAACGTTTTCACCCTTTTTACACGGCTCTGAAGGTTTGTCAGATTCGCCAACATCATCTTGCTCTGCATCTGTTACAGCTTTGGTTTAGACTTGGTCAGAACACGCAGATTAATGTCACCAAAAATAGAAGTGCACtgtgagcttgttttttttaagtcatgtaACAACTGTTTGCTTCAAGTAAGCTTACATCCCAGTAACTGTTGCTAGGTACCACTAACCAGTGAGGAATACCGACGCGGCCCTTGTGATGCGACATACATGGTTAAGTTGTAGCAACTGTTTTGCAGGTCAGCGTAAAAAAAGTCCCGTAGCTTGGTGAAAAAGTAGGGGGTCATGTATTGGCTGGACGACCCCTGCTTCTCTTTCATAGCAGGATTTTGACTCCCCCTTGTGGAGACTGTGCGCCCTGCGACATCCCTCTTGGAGGAGCAGGTCCGAACTCCAGCCGCTTCACTAAACTGCAAGACAGGACGGAGACTTTGAATACCCACACAAGACATATAGAAAATTGAGTTTCTGCCACAGTAGCTGCCTTGTATTTCTAAAATCATGTTGAATTGTTGGTGACGGCAGCTTCCTCATCCAAGTCTGAGGGACACTTACCTGTCATACTGAGGAGGGGGGCTCATGCAGTTGCTTTGGAGGTCACCACTTCCCTCCACACCTGAAGGGCTTCCAGGACCGGCGGTAAGAGCCTGTCTGCTGACTGAGGTGTCGTAGGCAAAGTCTCGACACGAGGCCAACTTGGACTCCAGGTTCTGAACCAGATGGAAAGGGTCTCAAACGACACCAACAATCACTTGTTGCTCTGGAAAGGTCACTTACCCCAACTTTTCTCAGGAGCTCCCCAACGATATTTAGAGCCGATATTCTAGCAGAGGTAGTGAGGGGCGTCCCTGTTAGCCCGTCGCCTACAGCAAAGTCAGGGTGAGTATGTTGGATTTTTTTATAACCAGTGAACTGTCGTTTCTGTTGCTCACCTCTGCGGATGCTGGACGCGGGCGGCGTGACGAAGGAGCTCATGGGTTTAGATGGTGTGACCGGGTTAGCAGCAAGCAGGTCAGCTCGGTCGCTGTCTTTGCCCAGACTGCTGGAGGGCCGCCGCTCCTTCTGACGCACAGCCAGCTCCTGGCGAAGATCTGCAACCAGAGAAAGTGTTGTGGAACACATATCAGTTCAAATGGAAGAGTGTTTTACTACGTTCCTCTCGCCACCATGTTTGCTTTTTATAGTagccagtctgtctgtctgtgtttaccTCGGGCTTCGTCCTTCAGTCGCTGAACCGACTCCAGCAGGTTCTCCTTTTCATCCAGCTCGCTTTCCAGAAAAGCATTTCTCTCAATGACCTGGTTCATCCGCTGCTCAAAGTCCTCCAGGGACATGATGGTGGCCCTGTTAGACAAAGGCAGGCCAGCTCATGATGAGTCAAGTCAGCCGACGGAGATGGAGGCACTGACCGTTTGGTCCTTTCCAGGTCATCGTTGGACTGCTCAAGCTCTCTGATGTACTTCTGCAGGTGGTCTCTGACAGCTTTGGTCTCAGTCAGCTCTTCCTCCAGAGTGGAGATGTGACGGAACGTGTCGGAATGTTGGGCCTCAAACTTCTCCTGCAAGCGTCACATAGCCATCAGCCCCGGCACAGTACGACAGCACAGACTTCAGTGGCAGCTTGATTTTATAGATCAGTTCAAGGTTGGTCAAATTTAAATTAGACATAAACAGAATATAATAACACGGCATAAGTAGAGTGTAAGTATTAAGAATAAGAAGAGTAAACACAGCATTGTAACCGCTATCCTTGTTAAAGcaaagtgggttttttttgtgaacaGACTCAAAAGACTCAAGACTCATAGAGGTGGAACATGATCAGCTGCAAAGCAACAGATTTGCTGTAATATTTAGTCACCACATACTCATAAATCCAACCCACATACACTCATGAACATGTAGTTTTTCCACTGACAATGTGGTTCTCCACTGCTTGAATACCTTTATGTTTTCTAGTTCTATCTGGAGTCGGCTGTTTTCTGATCTCAGCTCCTTATTTTGGCCTTCACATTGTTTTAATTCAGCCTCCAACTCCGCTTCATAATCTCGACTCATCTGTTGGaactcctgcagctcctcttgtGACTCCTCGGCTCTGGTAACAAACAAAGGCCGCTGGCAGTCAGTAAAAGAAATAAGAGATTTCACGGATGATAACAAACTTTGTGTGGGTGTtaccgctgctgctgcctctgagcTTGGTCTTTCCAGAAGCCCAGCTCCTCTTCTATCGAAGCAAAGGCGTGTTTTGGTGGTTCTACCATTTCCTCTGGCTCCAGTGACGAGATGAAAGAAAAACTGCAAACTGCAGAGTTTAAAACACAATAGTCGTGAACGTTTTCTCCATCTGCCCACAACATCACAGATACTACAGTTAGCAATAGCTAACTTGCTAACGTCTCAAACAATATCGCCACTTCAGAATAGTTTCACAATAGAAAGATACGAAAGACTGAGCGACACTACATACTCGTGTTAAACGAACAAACCACAACGACATTTGAAAAAGTACTTTTTAGAGGTTTTACAACGAGAACAACGCTCACTACATCGGTTGGACTTTATGCTAAGCTAACGCAGTTTGCTAAACAGACCTTAAAGCCGACTCACCTAGTCAGACTGCAGCCAAAATATTCCACACTGAAGGTACTTTTATGCACTAATAATCTGTTGTCGTTTGTAATACGTCGGGGATAAACGACATTCGCTACTCTTCCATCGTGTTTAGCAAAGAACGCGATTaaacaaccaaaaacaaactAAGCCAGAATCCCTCACTCCTATTGGTCAATATAGATGCCGACAGCAGATTCTAACCAATCGGGTTATTCAGGGCGTTCCCGCAGGACGTTTGCTACATTAAAGTTAAACGTTGTACATCATTCGTTGTGAATGAATGCGTCATGCTTTGTGAGGCCAGTTGCTATATAGTCATGCAAAAAACAAGCAGCTCAACTGACCTGAACTGGAACTGTGTGCGGCCCCGGAATGTGACTTAAAGGACATCAAGTCAAATACTGTATGAACAATTGTCCCCAagacccacaacaacaacaagaataataataataataataataataataacaataataataataatgataataattttgTGGTTTTCTTATCTTAAATTTGGAGGTAATTGTACTTTTCCTTATTACAGTACAAATATAATCAATATGGAGTCGTGTCCAGGGTTGTTTTGGTCCTGACGGGTGgaacagcatttttatgtttgtctcaATATCACAGTTCATACAGCTGCTTAATACTTTTGCATGCAatcttgatgaaaaaaaaatgctgaagtgcttcatattgattcattttaatacatttatacACTATATGTAAAATAATTGCTGGTATGTCTCAGTGACTTTCGTGCACATACAGAGCATGTTGTTACAAGTCACCTAACTGCATCAACCTACTCTAACCACACACGCAGAtggcaaacagacaaacaacacCGGCAAGACATGTCACAAGCGCCTTAACACAACATAGTGAATGTAACACCAAATATACTGATGCTTCAGGGGCAACTGTTGTtgcacaaaatatatttttaaaaaatcagcaGTTGTAATAAAAAGATGTAAAAAATGTCAGCAGTTTTCTCAAGTtatcaaaatgtcaaaaaaatatcaaaaaaaaTGTGGTAAATTGTTTCTCATTCATCCTCTTGCATCACATTTCAGTCCAGTGAGTGACAAAAGTCCCTTCAGTGCTTTGCTTATTCTTCTTGAACGTCTgtctgagagaaagaaaaagtatCAACGTCATAGATTCTCTCAAGCACCGAATTAGACATTCCTACTCACCTCTCAAGGTATTTCAGACTCTTACTTTGCGTCCTTGTTTTTGCGTGTGCAAGCGTTTTTGCTGTCCAGCATGTCTGTCTTCACCTGCCCGAGGCTTCGAAGCAGACACATGGTATCAAACCCTTCACCTCCAGCTTCTTGTAACAGCTCCAGCACCTGGATATCAAGCGCAATGGTCGTATTATTTGAAGGATGTTAGGCCAATGCATGAGGTGACGGTACCTGCAGACACTTATAGGACTTGAGCTCACTCAGGTTCTCCTGCAGGAAGAGCAGATAGATGCTGAGGTCGTTGTAGAAGGGCTTGACCACACCCAAAGAACCAAATCCGGGAAGCATCTCGTAAGGGTGGAGGAAGTTAGAGCTCTGTCTCGCCGGTCCGATTGCAGCGTACACCACAAGTGGAGCCAAAAACACGTAAACCACCAGGTTGATGTAGCTCAGAAGCCTGAAGACGCCCACGGCCACCAGCTTGCACTGAACTGCTGAGGGCACCTGGCTGTCGTTCCTCAGCACTCCTGTGCGCAGGTCACAGGAGAACTCATCGGTGAGAGACGCCAGGCTGATGTAGTAGCCCAGGTAGATGCAGGCCAGCAGGAGGATCAGCAGGGTCACCCCACGGCAGGCCAGGTACATCACCACTAGGCGGTGAGAGAAGCGTTTGGTTTTCAGGTACTGCTCCACCAATGGGTATTTGAAGCAACCTTCAGTCAGGTCCAGAGCACTGCACATGTAAACGCcacaggggggaaaaaaaatcattttctagCTTCAACATGCTTCAAAAGATGATGTTTACCTGTCTGGCAAATTATCTTTGCAATCCAACGACGCAAGGTTCTTTGCCAGTTTGATGGCACGATTGTAGAAGcggtccagctcctccatgaTGAAGTTGAGATCAGAGGACAGATGCGGAGCGGCAGTGAAGCGCCAGAACAGCGCTGGGATGTACATGAGGATGGCCAGCAGGAGCAGTATGTacgggaaaaactgaaaaaaatgagaaagtgGGGAGAAATTCAATGACACATATGAGCCAGGGTTAATGGACATGAGTTTTGTGCTACAATTCTGTCTTGTTTTGACTTAgatattttgaaaaagaaagtcCATATCAAGATACTTGCCAGAGCAGTAGAGTGTATAGGAGAGGCAAACTCTGCACAGTGTAATGTACTAAAGAGTCACACATTATAACAGCTCAACCACATGGTCGGTCCACAATAATGTCTGTTTTCCTGTTCCGTAGTGGTGCTAATGTATGGcactatttattttctttcttttgttttcatgaatcAAAAGTATCATACAATATGATTAAAGGTAGGATGTACACATCATATAAGTCATACTTAAATTTGAGAAACAGGAAATTTAGATAAATTAAAATAAGTAAGATCAATGAAAGAAAATCATTATAGTTCTGTAGTTCTGTAGCAATGTAAACACTGTTTTATATTAATGTTTTCAATATTAATTTTCCAGAAACAAAATGATGGGCTTAAGAAGTTCCTTAAGAATATCAGCAAGTGTTCTGCTTGTGTCGTTTTGGTTTTGAGCGTGCATCTTTGTTTGTTGGTAATGTGTTACAACGCCACCCataggcctggcatgtgtactacattgtTTTGTATATCCACAGTGGGCGTGTCTTTTGCACTATTAAACGTAGTAGTTTGGGCCTTGACCGTCTTTACATGCAAAAGtatcacacacatacagtatataagtGTGAACTAAAATTTCAATTATAGTTATATGTTGCTTTCATGACAAAAAGCATTTCCCTCTGCGACTAATAAATTCGCCCACACTCTAGATACGATACCTTGTGGAGCCAAAGTGGAGAACTGTCAGTTTGCTGCTGGACTGCCGCCCAACAAAAGGAGTCAACATAAGCCGCCTGCCTCCATGAGAAGTTAGTCGGTGCAAAACAGCTGATCTGAGTTCCTAAATGAGAAAAGGAAAAGAGGCGTTTTGTCGAGTCGGCAGTTCAGTGGTCATCTGCCCGCTGTCACATTCAATCTGGCCTCAAATTAAGCTgcacactttgttttgtttttattctattaggtgaaaaaaatgtgactgaatGAACTGGCTGAAAGAGCTCCATTTTGCCATTCATAAAAGAGCCTGGCCTCACTTTCACATCACGTTGCAAAGACACACTGGCTGTGCATGTTAATGAATGGGGTTAAATACACAATAAACAGTCATGTATGATTTTATTCTTCTAACCCTTCTCCTTCCGGTGTGTTGAATTTGTTTGGGGCCATTCAACAAACTACGGCTCATCACTCAAGTGACCCACAGGGACATAACTATTGTAGAATGAATCTCAGCTGTGGGCAGTTAGAAGAACATCTCTTCTTTTTATTCCACaccagtcagcctcctccatggATCCTCCCATTCTGTCACGCATCCTTTTTCTCATTTATCTGTCAGGCTGTTGACAGATATTCAATTGGTGTATTAAGATTACCTGcacatgtattcatttgtttattattccTTGTGTCATCATCACATATAGAGAAGGAAAATATAGActtgtaaataaataagacCGTTTCCTGACAGTTGAGGACACCAAGATGACACCTAGGACGTTTCAGCCGGATGTCATGTCAAATTATTTCaaaatgatacattttatttatttttaaataaatctttttttttgtatgaagACTTGATGACCCCATGCTGTTACAGGCGAAAGAAGAAGACACCTAGAGAGCTGGAGCGCATTCATGAgtattatttcaaaataaaagggctTCCAGTCA includes:
- the LOC128754784 gene encoding nuclear distribution protein nudE homolog 1-A-like isoform X1: MVEPPKHAFASIEEELGFWKDQAQRQQQRAEESQEELQEFQQMSRDYEAELEAELKQCEGQNKELRSENSRLQIELENIKEKFEAQHSDTFRHISTLEEELTETKAVRDHLQKYIRELEQSNDDLERTKRATIMSLEDFEQRMNQVIERNAFLESELDEKENLLESVQRLKDEARDLRQELAVRQKERRPSSSLGKDSDRADLLAANPVTPSKPMSSFVTPPASSIRRGEQQKRQFTGYKKIQHTHPDFAVGDGLTGTPLTTSARISALNIVGELLRKVGNLESKLASCRDFAYDTSVSRQALTAGPGSPSGVEGSGDLQSNCMSPPPQYDSLVKRLEFGPAPPRGMSQGAQSPQGGVKILL
- the LOC128754784 gene encoding nuclear distribution protein nudE homolog 1-B-like isoform X2, with the protein product MVEPPKHAFASIEEELGFWKDQAQRQQQRAEESQEELQEFQQMSRDYEAELEAELKQCEGQNKELRSENSRLQIELENIKEKFEAQHSDTFRHISTLEEELTETKAVRDHLQKYIRELEQSNDDLERTKRATIMSLEDFEQRMNQVIERNAFLESELDEKENLLESVQRLKDEARDLRQELAVRQKERRPSSSLGKDSDRADLLAANPVTPSKPMSSFVTPPASSIRRGDGLTGTPLTTSARISALNIVGELLRKVGNLESKLASCRDFAYDTSVSRQALTAGPGSPSGVEGSGDLQSNCMSPPPQYDSLVKRLEFGPAPPRGMSQGAQSPQGGVKILL
- the LOC128754783 gene encoding pannexin-1-like; this encodes MAIAHVATEYVFSDFLLKDPTESKYKGVRLELAVDKIVTILAVGLPLFLISLAFAQEVSVGTQISCFAPTNFSWRQAAYVDSFCWAAVQQQTDSSPLWLHKFFPYILLLLAILMYIPALFWRFTAAPHLSSDLNFIMEELDRFYNRAIKLAKNLASLDCKDNLPDSALDLTEGCFKYPLVEQYLKTKRFSHRLVVMYLACRGVTLLILLLACIYLGYYISLASLTDEFSCDLRTGVLRNDSQVPSAVQCKLVAVGVFRLLSYINLVVYVFLAPLVVYAAIGPARQSSNFLHPYEMLPGFGSLGVVKPFYNDLSIYLLFLQENLSELKSYKCLQVLELLQEAGGEGFDTMCLLRSLGQVKTDMLDSKNACTRKNKDAK